atgttcctcctaatTAGTTCTCTCTCTCAAATGTCAGTAtataaagtaagctagttgagtgaaaagaaggatgtcTGAGTGTCTAAAAATTATAGTTTACATAagccataaaattaaatatttatacagatgaactttctaaaaatcttacTTGAGAGAGTGTCTTTTTTAGGTTCGAAGAAACATCAACATCCTGAGCACTCTGATTATCTAGTTCAGAATCTCCTCCTGAAAAGCTAAAAAGATAAACACttcagaaggaataagatctaatgtttgatagcagactatagttaacaatgtattttatatttcaaaatagctagaagagaggacttgaaatgttcccaacacagaagtaataaatattaaatatatgaggtgatggatatcctaaataccctgaacttgattattacacatcctatgcatgtaacaaaacattacatgtaccctataaatatgtacaaatattacacATCAGTATAAACACTTTATTAAACAATTCATCAATGTTTTAAATAGggaccaaaacagaaaatttaaagttaactggattaagtgattttaaagatttaatgagTTCTAAATTAGATGAAATCAACTCACACATGTGATTCttctttcatcagctgtaaagacagaaaagaaaaatctgtttaaaatgttttctgtctaaatgaagtaaaatttttattcctaaaacacatacacataccgtGGAAGCAAAAGTAGAGAAGGTAGATAACAATTTTGATTCTACTGACAGTGGGGGCAGCTCTTCCAGTGGTATgcccttgtgtattttttctttcaaactcacaTATCTAACTTTTAAGTCTCCCAAAAGAGATAGTAGTGCCGATCCTAATTCCTTCTTAGCAGAATTACTTGATAAATTCCTGTTCAAAATTTAAGTtcacaaaatgaaattatttaggCCCAAGTCATCCATTtaacactaatattaatatattatacacTTAGTCCTAACTCTCTagatcttaaattttttcttttaaatgttgagtaaaagaaaGTGAACCACAATTAATGTGCTTTTCTAAGGGCAGTACAAACATCTCTCAACAGATAAACCAGAGGGAATGTGGTAGAATGTCATGCAAAAACCCCCGACTTCATCCTTACTTGgactttatataaagttcaaacatATTACTTTTTCTAGGAAAAGTCCATTACCCCTAGGCCAGCTAACCAGCCCAGTTACAATCTACCCTTCATTCTgcccttcaaaaatgaaaattaaaaaaaatttccagaataaactTAAAGGTAgtgatacatttcttaaaaaatacagatttaaaaatcaataaacacctaTTTAATCCCTCCCTATTTTCCATTACAAGTTTGTAAATATCACAACAATGACGATGACACATCTGATAGTGAACATTTAAAAGCTGCAGCTCTGCTTTCATGGCTCTCTGCATTATTTTCTGACAGCACACTGATGGCAaattctccatctctttaaaaagttgaaattccctttaaaataaaaaaaaaaaaaggattaagattacaaacatttttctatagtAATGACAGGcctctagaaacattttaaatttcttgcatTTCCCTGTCAAGTTTAAATTGATTCTACTGAGGATGGAGAGGCTGCTGAACACATAACAGCTTCAGAAAAGAAGGACATCAAGAATTatgactaaatatattctttctagaagtcaaggaagtaaacaattttcaaattcatactttcttttaccaaaaaaggATTCCAATCTAAGGTAATAACTTTATCCAGaatcaatgtatttttcaacCTAAATCAAActttggccaatttttttttaagttgtaagcaTTTTGGATGGAAATTGTTCTtaaacatattatctttttaacagaaaataatttacattttccttagtAATTAAGAGTAATtaacataagcaaatattttgctgTGCTATTACAATGTATCCATCAAAAAGCCCCAAGTCACTACATCTTTTTGAGTGTTAATGTTATCGGAAGTCTTCCCGTGTTGCCAGTTGCCACTTTCAGCTGTTCTCAATACTTCTGCTTCTGGAGTTGAGATGCCAGAATAAACTcattagaagaatgaatgaatgaaggaaaaagtaaatgacCTCAGAACATTATAACTAATTTGGCTTCTTACACACCTCcctgtttctttcccttcccGCATCCTCGTTCTTCATTGTGCTCTGAATTATAAGGGtatcttaataaatgcaaagcaaattatacaataaattaaaatcaagattaaaatgcACCAGTGAAAGTAGCTATTTACTTCTTcaaatttatgatattttcaaaaaacactTTTTGTTTTCGTCTACaggggaataaaatgaaaaaaaatggaaaattaaatcagtatAAGTTTGGGTTGAACAGGTAAGATGCCAGGCGTTTCTGATGAAATTGAGACtgaaatctcaataaatgaagagctttaatattctatattgttttatttatttgtttgaaggCAAATGGCTGAAGCAGATGATTGCTTAAGGTTCCTTTTAGCTATTATTCTGTACGGCTAAATAttctacacagaaaacaaatactattttgaTTTCCCCCCACATGTGTCTGCAAGCTCATACATCTGATGTACCTCTCAGGATGTTTCTTTAAGTCTGTGATAGCAGATGTTTTCCTTAATTCCAGGGAATcctgaaaaaatgattttaaattaaattataaatatatgataaataacacATGGTCTCTCTGGAGCTCCAAACTAGTattgataaaatgtaaaattcaacttCTAATGCACTTTGTGGCCATAGCACCCATGAGAGGATAGAGCTGGTAATAATCTATATACTCTTTCCCCTCATCTAGCATTTTTCTCACAAAAGCCTCCATATAATCAatgaaccaaaaacatttgttagCATATACTGTCTCTttacaaagtcaaataaaattttcttattaatcatatcaattttaccttatttagaaaattttcattaggTTTTAAACTGTCAACTGAGGAAGATTTTCCTGATCCTTTTATCACAGCCATCTGAGGAGCTATACAATCTTGACTGTATGACCACTCTGTATTACAAGCCACACTTCTTTGTTGCTCTCTTTGCCATGCGCCAGGCCGTTTTTTATTCATCATTGTAATCTCTGTGTTGCTTGATGTAGATGCTACAGAAGATCTTGTACTTGTTGCCCTGCTGGTTGTGAAACAAGCCCTAAAATCAGTGCTAACATCCACAGTCTGATTAATTGTAACCGTACAACTTGCTGCATCTGTCACTGATTTAGGATTCATTCCCTCCATATTGTGAAGGCATGTTTTATTTGTGGCACTGCTACTGGCAACTTTTAGGGAGCTACCTTCTTCTATTGCCTGAATATCTCTGACTGTAACCCTTGGTAGTGTAATAGAAGAATCTAAGGCTGGGTCAGGGGTGTTTTGTAGGCTTTTATAATGTGAATATTCACAGGCAGAAATTAGTGAATCATCAAAAACAGAGGTCCAGGAAGTTTGACAATCTTTAAAGGGTTGTAGTAATGTCTCTAAAGCTTTGTCTTGCGGTAATGTGCTAGAATTTTTAAGGTGCTGTAATATTTTGTTCTCAACAATTGTATTTCCACAAAAATCTCTACTTTCAGTTATCTGAGATTTCATTGTTTCAgcataaattttagtttttaatgctTTCTGAGGGTTCAAGAAACCACTCTGAGATTGAGATTCCTGGTTTCCAAGAGAACTGCTTCTTAGTATACTGTCATCAAATACTGTGTGGCACATTAAATTAGTCTCTTGTTCCTTACACTTTTCGTAATAGTCTCTTAACATGACAGAATTCTGAAATTTGGAGACATGAGGTGAATCTTCTCCATAAACATCAAGTGAATCTAAGGAAAAGACAGAACCACTTTCCAATTTATCTTCTAGATTGCTAGCACATTTAACTTCATAACCTGAATTGCTTAATTCAACAACATCCAGATTAGATACACTTAATGTTTTTGTATGATCAAAAGATAAATGGTTACTTATATATTCTTGTTCTTCTGCACTGTGATATTCCTGCTGTGAGTCTTCATCTGTATCATGCTTTTGCATATCTTCAGCAGTTTCTTTATATTCACCATCTGAAATCTTGTACATTCTTTCCAAGTCAACAGTCTTATTACCTTGATGttccaaaatatcaaaaaacacctcctttcttttctgcatttcagGATCTAATTCTGAACTTAAAAGAATAAGACTTTCATGCTTTAGTTTTGACTCTGTATAATAAATAGAGTATGTTTCATTTAAGGAAGCATAGTCAGTACTGTCTTCAAACTCACTTGACTGAGACTGAGTACTCTCTCTGTTAGTATCTTGACTCACTGAAAAAGATGGTTCCAATAAATCTATTTCGTCAATGTTGCTGATTTCTTTGTCATCAGCTCTTTGCTCTAGTGCCAAGGAATCCCAGGCATCATCAGGAAAAGTCAATTTGACTTCATTACAACCATTGGAAGATAACAAGTTTTCCTTCTTAGTTTTAGAAGGtttatctgattaaaaaaaagggataaaatgttaacagcagcaacattatataatttaaacaCTAAAAAAACCTTAGATACCATCTGGTCCAAGCTTTTACCAGTAcacaaatactttttatattatcCATGACAAATATCCCTTATAGTAGCTGTTAcagactgaactgtgtccccccataattcccaaattcatatattgaagccctaatccaCAATGCGATGGTATTTGGagctggggcctttgggaggtaattacgTTTAGATGATTAGCACCCTTATAAGGGACAGGAGAGAGCTTTCTTCCCCTcttatgtgaggacacagcaagaatgcAGCCATCTACAAGCCGGGAAGAGAtctctcaccagaacctgaccatgggggcaccttgatctcagacttccagcctccagaactatgagaaaatgaacttctgttgtttgagccattcagtctatggtattttgttatggttgcCTGAGAAGACTAAGATAGTAGCCAAGATTCTTCTTCAATTTTCAATGGCAAGGAGTTGACTATTTATAGGGCAGCCACTCTGTAGGCAGATCTAAtaagaaacttttttcttataaaattatttaataaatctttgagTGCCTCCTAGTGCCAGCCCTAGGCAttgtaaaaacaaaggaaaagaaaacatgagtGCGGCCCTCAAATGCTTATGGATTTTGTAAGAGTcacaaataagcacacaaaaatgtACTAAAGATAAAAGTGCTGACAGAGTTGTGCTGACAGAGCAGGCAAATGCTTGAGAGGAAAGAAGTAGATTTCAGAgaaactttctatttaaaaagtattttgaaacaaaatagacaaaatcacTTTAGGCAGATCCAACAGCAAGTACAGTTAGCTGCGTGAAAGGAAATGGCATTTTCAGGAAATTCTAAGTTAGCTTGTCTGGAGTGAAAGAGCTCGATGGGAGTGACAAGACCTGTGAACTGAAAGAAGCCTTTTGTGATGTGCTAAGGTGTATGGGCTCTTATCTAAGGCAATGGAAGACCACCAACAGCTCCTTAAATGGGTAATCATGTGACTGGAATTGGAACACTGGCAACAATAAGAATGAAGGCTTGAAGGAGGAGAGTAAAGGCAGGTAGACCAAAAGAGTGCAGAAGTGAGACTGAAAAACACACTGGTATAAAAGTTTCACAACTGTCCAAGTCTTGGTGGCTGATTAGAATTGacagtgagaggaagagagatatcagcagttttcaaatatttttttgactAAGACCACAAtttgaaacacattttatatCATGACCCAGTACACACATTTgacaatatatgtgtatataagtaaaatgaaaattttacaaaacagtaaTTACTCCATTTCCAATGTgttctgttattttctattttatttcatttcattaaaaaaacctGATCACAATCAGCTAAACTGATTTCATGACTCACCAATTGGCCACTACCTGCTTAATCATTCTAAGATAATTGCCATAGTTTACAACTTGGTACTACAGTTGAATGGGAATACTCACTGCTAAAGAGATAGAGACTTTATGAagaatagatttagagggtaaagaggaaaagtgaggaggagggggaagataATGAGTTCAATTCCAGACAACTGAACTTTGAGGATAGTGATAGAACACCCAGATGTAAATGTCCAGTAAGCTGTTATAAATATGGGGTTGGAGATAAGAGATCtgtttaggagttctttatacattctaaatactaattcttgtttttttaaaacgtAAAGGTGAATTTTCCtagtttattattatcttttaatttttttttttaagagacaaggtcttgctatgttgctcaggttggactTGAACTCTTAGGCTTAAGctatcttcttgcctcagctagggctacaggcatgtgccacagcACCTGGCTTAAACTTTTTATAGCACTTTGTTGTACCAAAGTCTTTGAGATTATTCAAATgatttggtgttttgttttatgacttCTGGGTTTTGTGCCTGGCCTTCTCtaccaaataattataaaaaaattctcctataatttattctaattctATATGTTTCTGTATGTTTAACACTTAGCCTTTCTACATtatgtagaatttatttttcttgctagcATAAGGTAGGAATCTAACTTAATTTCCTTCCAAAATGGACGGTCAATTGCCCTAACACCATTTGCTAAATAATTCATTGTTTTCCTTCTGAGTTGAAACAGCATCTTTACCATACCCTGAAATCTGTTTctgtttcataattttctaagagtctatttctatttattctgtttcattaatctaTTATCTTTTGTGTAACAGTattatactgttttaattattacagCATCATAAGCTATTTTTGTATCTGGTAGGTTaagcttcttccttttttgttttatttattttatattctctcccccaaattaaattttttaaactcatttttttgGGAAAAATTTTGAATTGGATGAAAAATCCTATTGACATTTactgggaaagagagagaaccaTTATCATGTCCAATCTCTAGCAACCTTTCCTTAATTCCAACATTTAATGTATGAATAGAAAGTACACTGTTTGTTCCATTAGGGTTCATGGCTGATGTCTTCATTGTATAATATATTCATTGTCTAATACTTTATCACTTTTAAATGGCCCTCTTTATCTTCGTATAATGGTTTTTGTGTCAATTATACTATATTAATACCAAGtattaagttcatttttttaagttcatttgtTTCTTAACTTGCCTAcccttttattttaaacctttcttttctgttttaaatgtgtCTCATGAACAATATAGGATGGGGGATTTTTGTTTTGACCTAGAATCTCTCTTTATAGTCTAAACCacaagccaggcatagtggtgtgtgcctacaCTCCCAACTACTCAAGatactgaggcgggaggatcccttgagctgcagtgagctatgatcacaccattgcattccagcctgggtgacagagcgagacaccatctcaaaaaaaaaaaaaaaaaaattctttaagccACATATGTTCAGGGTTTAGTCACTTGCTTTTTATGTTCTTGttagttcttattttctttctaccattaccaaaaagaaatttctgatttatgggaagaaaaaaacatatataacttGTTAGGCAGCGGAAGTCAACTCGCCCACTTTCCACCTATCACCCAAATGCAGCTGTACCTGTCAACAGTTCTGGAAAGCCTGGCTAGACAGAAACCCTGCTTCCTGCTCACCTTCCCCTTCCTAAATCTTCCATTTCCCTGAAAGGCCTTGCCTAGACTGCCCATATCCACCAAAAATCACCTCAGTGAATTTGCCCAGTTAAAAACACACTGAATCTTACTACCTCATGGGACGAAGGCTTAAAAAGTACCAACACTGGAGGGGGAACTGTTTGACACAATTATATTTATCACCACTTCCCACCCAGAATAAAGGCAACTGGCCTGGACCCTTACCTTTTTGGAGGTTTCCTCCATTACTCTGGTAGCCTTTACCAGAAGCTGTCTCCACCACTGCAGTGGCCTGCATCACGAAAGGATATATAGTctagaaaagtataaatattgaACTATTATTATAAtgcacattatatttttaaaaaactattagaaatacaAGAAGAATGGGATAAAGCAGCAGTTATAGTCAAAGATTCTAGTACCAGAGggttaataaagaataaaactggTAGAACATatgagtaacttttaaaaaagtgtgaaTTGACAGTGACATAGAGAACAAaggcattcttttaaaatttctaaggaaCATCTAAGAAACCACCAATGTGCTAGGTCaccaaaaaaagtcaaaaaccaaaaaaacagaatCTTAAAGACTATAATATGACCCTATTTATATCAAAtccagatcaaaaatattttcaaaacaaattgtaCAATTATTAAAAACCAATGATatgatatatccatacagtggagtatttttcagcaataaaaaggaacaaactactgaaacATTGCCTCATAGAttaatctcaaaaacatcatgttgaatgaaagaagccagacaaaagacATTACATACTgtatgtatgattccatttaaataaaatgtccagaaaaagcaaatttatagagaaagtagattagtggctgcctggGATGGAGGAGCAGGGGGGTGGTGGAGAAATTAACTATAAATGGGCATGAGGGATCTTATTTGAGTGatataaatgttctaaaactgatttatgattttatgtgatAGTTGCACCACTTGATAAAGTTactaaaaaaatcactgaaatgagtaaaataaatctcaataaagctatttagaTGAGAAAGCCCACGCTAGTCACTAAAAGGAAAACCAAGACACTCCAATGGACACATGAATAGTCCCAAAGGAGACCAAGAGGAAAGATTTCCAGCCAACTCGCATCATTTTGAGCCTCTCATCCCTACTTATCTTTACTGTCCATACTTCCAAAAAGCTGAGGTGTCTTCAATGGAAGTCTGGTGATCAGGTATTAGAAAGGTTCCTGGTGAGTttgcggaaaaaaaaaaaatgactttaattcTCAATGAACTATTTCAATaaacaatcctg
The nucleotide sequence above comes from Eulemur rufifrons isolate Redbay chromosome 1, OSU_ERuf_1, whole genome shotgun sequence. Encoded proteins:
- the RBM44 gene encoding RNA-binding protein 44; protein product: MQATAVVETASGKGYQSNGGNLQKDKPSKTKKENLLSSNGCNEVKLTFPDDAWDSLALEQRADDKEISNIDEIDLLEPSFSVSQDTNRESTQSQSSEFEDSTDYASLNETYSIYYTESKLKHESLILLSSELDPEMQKRKEVFFDILEHQGNKTVDLERMYKISDGEYKETAEDMQKHDTDEDSQQEYHSAEEQEYISNHLSFDHTKTLSVSNLDVVELSNSGYEVKCASNLEDKLESGSVFSLDSLDVYGEDSPHVSKFQNSVMLRDYYEKCKEQETNLMCHTVFDDSILRSSSLGNQESQSQSGFLNPQKALKTKIYAETMKSQITESRDFCGNTIVENKILQHLKNSSTLPQDKALETLLQPFKDCQTSWTSVFDDSLISACEYSHYKSLQNTPDPALDSSITLPRVTVRDIQAIEEGSSLKVASSSATNKTCLHNMEGMNPKSVTDAASCTVTINQTVDVSTDFRACFTTSRATSTRSSVASTSSNTEITMMNKKRPGAWQREQQRSVACNTEWSYSQDCIAPQMAVIKGSGKSSSVDSLKPNENFLNKDSLELRKTSAITDLKKHPEREFQLFKEMENLPSVCCQKIMQRAMKAELQLLNVHYQMCHRHCCDIYKLVMENREGLNRNLSSNSAKKELGSALLSLLGDLKVRYVSLKEKIHKGIPLEELPPLSVESKLLSTFSTFASTLMKEESHVFSGGDSELDNQSAQDVDVSSNLKKTLSQIPLFSDNSHPKQDTSPKEDGLKNGDINVDFDQLKLDDKDCRNYQEISEDWFDAKENLTGVDFSGVQENQIAQDSWNPKFTLEMNVEPLRRDKGYLIHVGGLCPSVSEADLRCHFQKYQVSEISIYDSSTNYRYASLAFKKNSDAKMAVKEMNGLEINGKSVNVRLVKTPGEYPSPLASKCGNKTSLNNLEKSTNKEINSAIPVARLPRTRPRQLGSEQDSEFFSFDQKGVKKNCKQIESAKLLPDAPIRFIPPNTLNLRSFTKIMKRLAELHPEVSRDRIIEALQEVRINHKGFLNGLSINTIVEMTSSVLKNSASS